A region from the Cannabis sativa cultivar Pink pepper isolate KNU-18-1 chromosome 9, ASM2916894v1, whole genome shotgun sequence genome encodes:
- the LOC115714221 gene encoding uncharacterized protein LOC115714221 isoform X4: protein MVKLSLCLFASEGDLAMVKGNFEEHTVSKEKSRKKNKNKKRVNTPRPACSWVFFCREFIKEYSASHPESSGLKAATKAASEVWKSMSLEEKAKYTSRAREVWDNYLSAAPTRPSKPRNQTKLVTRCSPGRLFNVLQRLTAEQREAVKCMGFGSLLDLRCRTLRRSLCLWLLERFNTTQCSLEICGHSIPLTPKDVEFVMGLAASGKDVINSGPDDLILDLRHSYNATNRGISVRLLEEKLAVSEAGEDFKRSFVLYALGTLLSPTARLDVSPSFLHFLTNMSVIHQYNWGKFLLDRLVREVARFRQGKQRAVGGCLLFLQLFYYERISIEGTNALAPAVCPCLSSWGEDEITEREKRERELGGYGCGQVIFKERGVVVESFDRSGQPNSVATINISNGVDHDPFFSHEGNEVTNGGQMNGKIAVQEPHMPISLKSKDIVCGDIELIVESVRTQCRNKDYGCNEKVDYMKNSDHNEACFFAPCACPLPDCNFVSSSEQLSLHFSGKHWDSGRRFRYNSPLTVSLSMNEQFLVLQAEDDGALFLLNKGIESIGSTVMVTCMAPSPSKRRFVYDLVLKRGKSTLRLSSLAECLPRRVEGFPLMDFLLVPFRFFDASGQINLDVCICNSMEELTDHCP, encoded by the exons ATGGTGAAGCTTTCACTGTGCCTGTTTGCCAG TGAAGGAGATCTTGCAATGGTGAAGGGAAATTTTGAAGAGCATACTGTTTCAAAAGAAAAGAGTAGAAAAAAGAACAAGAACAAGAAGCGAGTAAATACTCCTCGCCCAGCATGCTCGTGGGTGTTTTTTTG CCGAGAGTTTATCAAGGAATACAGTGCTTCCCATCCCGAGTCCTCTGGCCTTAAAGCT GCAACGAAAGCAGCATCTGAGGTGTGGAAATCAATGAGCCTTGAAGAGAAAGCAAAATACACCAGTCGTGCTCGCGAGGTATGGGATAACTACTTGAGTGCAGCTCCTACGCGACCTTCCAAACCAAGGAACCAG ACTAAGCTAGTCACAAGATGCTCTCCTGGCCGCTTATTCAACGTGCTGCAACGCCTTACAGCTGAACAAAGAGAGGCAGTCAAGTGCATGGGCTTTGGAAGCCTCCTTGATCTTAGATGTCGGACTCTCCGCCGTAGTTTGTGTCTTTGGTTGTTGGAAAGATTTAATACGACACAATGCAGCTTGGAGATTTGTGGCCATTCTATTCCTCTAACTCCTAAAGATGTGGAGTTTGTGATGGGATTAGCTGCTAGTGGGAAAGATGTGATTAACTCAGGGCCAGATGACTTGATTTTAGACTTGCGACATAGTTATAATGCAACCAATCGAGGTATATCTGTTCGCCTTTTAGAAGAGAAGTTGGCAGTTTCTGAAGCTGGAGAGGATTTCAAAAGATCCTTTGTTCTCTATGCTCTGGGTACGCTTTTATCTCCAACAGCAAGACTGGATGTTAGCCCTTCATTCCTTCACTTCTTAACAAATATGAGTGTCATCCATCAATACAACTGGGGGAAATTTCTACTTGACCGGCTAGTTCGGGAGGTAGCACGTTTTCGTCAGGGGAAGCAACGTGCTGTTGGTGGCTGTCTTTTGTTTCTACAG CTCTTTTATTATGAAAGAATCTCTATAGAAGGAACAAATGCTCTTGCTCCTGCTGTGTGTCCATGCTTATCTTCATGGGGGGAGGATGAAATCACTGAAAGAGAAAAACGAGAAAGAGAGCTCGGTGGTTATGGTTGCGGACAG GTGATTTTCAAGGAGAGAGGTGTTGTTGTGGAGTCTTTTGACAGAAGTGGGCAACCAAATAGTGTAGCTACAATCAATATAAGTAATGGGGTTGACCATGATCCTTTCTTTTCGCACGAAGGGAACGAG gttacTAATGGAGGACAGATGAATGGGAAGATTGCTGTTCAAGAG CCACATATGCCCATTTCTCTCAAAAGTAAGGATATTGTGTGTGGGGATATTGAATTGATAGTTGAATCAGTCAGAACACAGTGCCGAAACAAAGATTATGGTTGCAATGAAAAAGTTGATTACATGAAGAACAGTGACCACAATGAGGCATGCTTCTTTGCACCATGTGCCTGCCCACTTCCTGATTGCAATTTTGTCAGCTCATCTGAACAGCTGTCACTTCATTTTAGTGGTAAGCATTGGGATTCAGGAAGGCGCTTCAGGTACAACAGCCCATTGACTGTTTCCTTGAGTATGAATGAACAATTTCTCGTTCTTCAGGCAGAGGATGATGGTGCTCTTTTCCTCCTTAACAAGGGTATTGAAAGCATTGGGAGCACAGTAATGGTTACATGTATGGCGCCAAGTCCTTCAAAAAGAAGGTTTGTGTATGATCTTGTGTTGAAACGAGGAAAGAGCACTCTCAGGTTGAGCTCACTAGCAGAATGCTTACCGAGAAGGGTTGAAGGTTTTCCTCTGATGGATTTTCTTCTGGTTCCATTTCGTTTCTTCGATGCCTCTGGTCAGATTAACTTGGATGTGTGTATATGCAATTCTATGGAAGAACTGACTGATCATTGTCCTTGA